From Salvia splendens isolate huo1 chromosome 16, SspV2, whole genome shotgun sequence, a single genomic window includes:
- the LOC121771454 gene encoding loganic acid O-methyltransferase-like isoform X1, translating to MSEVREDKHYVHMIGGDGPNSYARNSAYQKELLVSANDLLQQLIPKHLDTDSTVDTFRIADLGCSVGGNAFFAVENMIGAVERRYKSDGRHVPEFHVFFNDLIGNDFNTLFKQLPVARSYFAAAAPGSFHGRLFPRESIHLAHCSTALHWLSRSPERSNKGRIHYAGAGKEVREAYAAQYKRDMDCFLHARGEELVAGGLMVLILMGYRDGYVLGSDSSIGESFDILGSCLYDMANMGKIGEEEVDYFNLPFYYPCGAEVEAVIEANGLFSVERVTEMGAPMKGEADPATLVGHMRAVIGVLVEERFGSGVVEELFQLHLNKTIERAREKPFIYQSCHREIIHIVLLKRNNPS from the exons ATGAGTGAAGTTAGAGAGGATAAACATTATGTCCATATGATAGGTGGAGACGGCCCCAACAGTTACGCTCGCAATTCTGCATACCAG AAGGAATTGCTGGTTTCTGCTAATGATTTGCTTCAACAACTAATCCCAAAGCATCTGGACACAGACAGCACTGTTGACACATTCCGCATCGCGGACTTGGGGTGTTCCGTGGGCGGCAACGCCTTCTTCGCAGTGGAGAACATGATCGGAGCCGTGGAGAGGCGATACAAATCCGACGGCCGTCACGTCCCCGAGTTCCACGTGTTCTTCAACGACTTGATCGGCAACGATTTCAACACTCTCTTCAAGCAGCTCCCTGTGGCGAGGAGCTACTTTGCTGCAGCCGCGCCAGGGTCGTTCCACGGGCGCCTGTTCCCTAGAGAAAGCATCCATTTGGCGCACTGCTCGACCGCGCTCCACTGGCTGTCGAGGAGTCCGGAGAGGTCGAACAAGGGGAGGATTCACTATGCAGGAGCGGGGAAGGAGGTGAGGGAGGCGTACGCTGCTCAGTACAAGAGGGATATGGATTGCTTCTTGCACGCGAGAGGCGAGGAGCTTGTGGCCGGAGGGTTAATGGTGCTGATTTTGATGGGATATCGTGATGGATATGTTCTTGGTTCTGATTCTAGCATTGGTGAATCATTTGATATACTCGGATCGTGCCTCTATGATATGGCCAACATG GGGAAGATAGGTGAGGAGGAGGTGGACTATTTCAACTTGCCTTTCTACTATCCGTGTGGGGCAGAGGTGGAGGCGGTGATTGAGGCGAACGGCTTGTTTAGTGTGGAGAGAGTGACGGAGATGGGTGCTCCGATGAAGGGGGAAGCGGATCCTGCAACTCTGGTTGGTCATATGAGAGCTGTGATAGGGGTGCTTGTTGAGGAGAGGTTTGGAAGTGGTGTTGTGGAAGAGCTGTTTCAACTGCACTTGAACAAAACGATAGAGAGGGCGAGGGAGAAGCCCTTTATTTATCAGAGCTGCCATAGAGAGATTATACACATTGTCTTGCTCAAACGAAACAACCCCTCTTAA
- the LOC121771454 gene encoding loganic acid O-methyltransferase-like isoform X2, translating into MSEVREDKHYVHMIGGDGPNSYARNSAYQELLVSANDLLQQLIPKHLDTDSTVDTFRIADLGCSVGGNAFFAVENMIGAVERRYKSDGRHVPEFHVFFNDLIGNDFNTLFKQLPVARSYFAAAAPGSFHGRLFPRESIHLAHCSTALHWLSRSPERSNKGRIHYAGAGKEVREAYAAQYKRDMDCFLHARGEELVAGGLMVLILMGYRDGYVLGSDSSIGESFDILGSCLYDMANMGKIGEEEVDYFNLPFYYPCGAEVEAVIEANGLFSVERVTEMGAPMKGEADPATLVGHMRAVIGVLVEERFGSGVVEELFQLHLNKTIERAREKPFIYQSCHREIIHIVLLKRNNPS; encoded by the exons ATGAGTGAAGTTAGAGAGGATAAACATTATGTCCATATGATAGGTGGAGACGGCCCCAACAGTTACGCTCGCAATTCTGCATACCAG GAATTGCTGGTTTCTGCTAATGATTTGCTTCAACAACTAATCCCAAAGCATCTGGACACAGACAGCACTGTTGACACATTCCGCATCGCGGACTTGGGGTGTTCCGTGGGCGGCAACGCCTTCTTCGCAGTGGAGAACATGATCGGAGCCGTGGAGAGGCGATACAAATCCGACGGCCGTCACGTCCCCGAGTTCCACGTGTTCTTCAACGACTTGATCGGCAACGATTTCAACACTCTCTTCAAGCAGCTCCCTGTGGCGAGGAGCTACTTTGCTGCAGCCGCGCCAGGGTCGTTCCACGGGCGCCTGTTCCCTAGAGAAAGCATCCATTTGGCGCACTGCTCGACCGCGCTCCACTGGCTGTCGAGGAGTCCGGAGAGGTCGAACAAGGGGAGGATTCACTATGCAGGAGCGGGGAAGGAGGTGAGGGAGGCGTACGCTGCTCAGTACAAGAGGGATATGGATTGCTTCTTGCACGCGAGAGGCGAGGAGCTTGTGGCCGGAGGGTTAATGGTGCTGATTTTGATGGGATATCGTGATGGATATGTTCTTGGTTCTGATTCTAGCATTGGTGAATCATTTGATATACTCGGATCGTGCCTCTATGATATGGCCAACATG GGGAAGATAGGTGAGGAGGAGGTGGACTATTTCAACTTGCCTTTCTACTATCCGTGTGGGGCAGAGGTGGAGGCGGTGATTGAGGCGAACGGCTTGTTTAGTGTGGAGAGAGTGACGGAGATGGGTGCTCCGATGAAGGGGGAAGCGGATCCTGCAACTCTGGTTGGTCATATGAGAGCTGTGATAGGGGTGCTTGTTGAGGAGAGGTTTGGAAGTGGTGTTGTGGAAGAGCTGTTTCAACTGCACTTGAACAAAACGATAGAGAGGGCGAGGGAGAAGCCCTTTATTTATCAGAGCTGCCATAGAGAGATTATACACATTGTCTTGCTCAAACGAAACAACCCCTCTTAA